One genomic segment of Betaproteobacteria bacterium includes these proteins:
- a CDS encoding isocitrate/isopropylmalate dehydrogenase family protein, producing the protein MKIGVMLGDDIGLEVVPETVKVMRAAAQAVNLEIEWQELPLGLLGHKLHGHTMPKYTVDELAKTDGFITGPIGHNAYPRNDPTWVMPPLRKQFDMFASVKPVRSYPNLPSLQKNVDIVFLREVTEGMQYSGTVVAGSGEFRPNDEISIGTRVVTRKGANRVAREAFEIARTRPRKKVTAVHKEPVYRLVCGMFAEECRKVAKEYPDCTLDEVLVDGCALKLVVNPQQFDVIVTTNQFGDILTDEGAGLVGGLGLAPGLCVGSRYAMAQATHGSAPDIAGKGIANPYAMIMSGQMLMAWLGRTRDEPKAARAAALMDGAMAQVIAEGKWLTRDVGGSASTTEMGDAVARAVAEIARKAS; encoded by the coding sequence CTGAAGATCGGAGTCATGCTGGGTGACGATATCGGGCTCGAAGTCGTGCCCGAGACGGTAAAGGTCATGCGTGCGGCCGCGCAGGCCGTGAATCTGGAGATCGAATGGCAGGAGCTGCCGCTCGGCCTGCTCGGGCACAAGCTGCACGGTCACACGATGCCGAAGTACACCGTCGACGAATTGGCGAAGACCGACGGCTTCATCACCGGTCCCATCGGCCACAACGCTTATCCGCGCAACGACCCGACCTGGGTCATGCCGCCGCTGCGCAAGCAGTTCGACATGTTCGCGAGCGTGAAGCCGGTGCGCTCGTATCCGAACCTGCCTTCGCTGCAGAAGAACGTGGACATCGTGTTCCTGCGCGAGGTGACCGAGGGCATGCAGTACAGCGGCACGGTCGTGGCTGGCAGCGGCGAGTTCCGGCCCAACGATGAGATATCGATCGGCACGCGTGTCGTAACCCGCAAAGGTGCGAACCGCGTGGCGCGTGAGGCGTTCGAGATCGCGCGTACCCGCCCGCGCAAGAAGGTCACGGCCGTGCACAAGGAGCCGGTGTACCGGCTGGTGTGCGGCATGTTCGCCGAGGAATGCCGCAAGGTGGCGAAGGAGTATCCGGACTGCACGCTGGACGAAGTATTGGTCGATGGCTGCGCGCTCAAGCTCGTGGTGAATCCGCAGCAGTTCGACGTGATCGTCACGACCAACCAGTTCGGCGACATCCTCACCGACGAGGGCGCGGGACTGGTGGGCGGCCTCGGCCTCGCGCCCGGCTTGTGCGTGGGCAGCCGCTATGCGATGGCGCAGGCAACCCATGGCTCGGCGCCCGATATCGCCGGCAAGGGCATCGCGAACCCCTATGCGATGATCATGTCCGGGCAGATGCTGATGGCGTGGCTCGGTCGAACCCGCGACGAGCCGAAGGCTGCGCGCGCGGCGGCGTTGATGGACGGTGCCATGGCGCAGGTGATCGCCGAAGGCAAGTGGCTCACGCGGGATGTGGGCGGCAGCGCCTCGACCACGGAGATGGGCGATGCCGTTGCGCGGGCGGTCGCCGAGATCGCGCGCAAAGCAAGCTGA
- a CDS encoding gfo/Idh/MocA family oxidoreductase: protein MITPINVGIIGTGWCGGIRATACKANPLVDGLYIAEIRPERLAEVAKEVEPRKATSEWRELLEVKEIDAFFISATPETTHFPMARECLLAGKHVFLEKPIALELHEADELIQVAREMKVKFTIGYSQRFNHKFAYVKERLNDGTLGTPISALVSRHIARSLGNKISGRTKLSPAAMEATHDIDYILWLLEPRKPVKVYSQWVHGVKKDTGVPDCQWITITMDDGVVFVVGAGWILPPGHPNFSWCWIEFVASEGAVFVDNTHRDCVITTMKDGARFPMSSMPGEFVGHAYAGPMAPETDHFVQACALDRPVLVTPEQARTVMECYIAADLSAERGEAVALPLPEGRGA, encoded by the coding sequence ATGATCACACCCATCAACGTCGGCATCATCGGCACCGGCTGGTGCGGCGGCATTCGCGCCACCGCGTGCAAGGCCAATCCACTGGTGGACGGTCTCTATATCGCCGAGATCCGGCCCGAGCGCCTGGCCGAAGTCGCGAAGGAAGTCGAGCCGCGCAAGGCCACGAGCGAGTGGCGCGAGCTGCTGGAGGTGAAGGAGATCGACGCCTTCTTCATTTCCGCCACGCCGGAGACGACGCATTTTCCGATGGCGCGCGAGTGCCTGCTGGCGGGCAAGCACGTGTTCCTGGAGAAACCGATCGCGCTCGAGCTGCACGAGGCCGACGAGCTCATCCAGGTCGCCCGCGAGATGAAGGTCAAGTTCACCATCGGCTACTCGCAGCGCTTCAACCACAAGTTCGCCTACGTCAAGGAGCGCCTGAACGACGGCACCCTCGGCACGCCGATCTCGGCGCTGGTGAGCCGCCATATCGCGCGCTCGCTCGGCAACAAGATCAGCGGCCGCACCAAGCTCTCGCCGGCGGCCATGGAGGCGACCCATGACATCGACTACATCCTGTGGCTGCTGGAGCCGAGGAAGCCGGTGAAGGTCTATTCGCAGTGGGTCCATGGCGTGAAGAAGGATACCGGTGTGCCCGATTGCCAGTGGATCACCATCACCATGGACGACGGCGTGGTGTTCGTGGTCGGCGCCGGCTGGATCCTGCCGCCGGGGCATCCGAACTTCTCCTGGTGCTGGATCGAGTTCGTCGCCAGCGAAGGCGCGGTTTTCGTCGACAACACGCATCGGGACTGTGTCATCACCACGATGAAGGATGGCGCCCGCTTTCCGATGTCGTCGATGCCGGGCGAGTTCGTCGGTCATGCCTACGCCGGGCCGATGGCGCCCGAAACCGACCATTTCGTGCAGGCCTGCGCGCTCGACCGGCCGGTGCTGGTCACGCCCGAGCAGGCGCGCACCGTGATGGAGTGCTATATCGCGGCCGACCTTTCCGCCGAGCGGGGCGAGGCGGTTGCGCTGCCGCTGCCCGAAGGCCGCGGCGCCTGA
- a CDS encoding VOC family protein, producing MLPLVACPERCSDKVRTKMAGRFYTGRNDALGLMHLRSRRAMIDLVSLDGPLGRAGGAAAGVEGRNMDHLCLRVDPFDVDELTRYFEALGVAPAEVRTRFGAEGDGLSFYIRDPEGNRVEIKGPAAASGAAPAPA from the coding sequence CTGCTTCCTCTCGTGGCGTGCCCGGAGCGTTGCAGCGACAAAGTCCGGACAAAGATGGCGGGTCGATTCTACACCGGGCGCAACGATGCGCTGGGGCTGATGCACTTGCGCTCGCGGCGCGCCATGATCGACCTGGTATCGCTCGACGGCCCGCTGGGGCGGGCCGGCGGTGCGGCCGCCGGCGTGGAAGGCCGCAACATGGACCATCTCTGCCTGCGAGTGGATCCGTTCGACGTGGACGAGCTGACGCGCTACTTCGAAGCGCTCGGCGTAGCGCCGGCGGAGGTGCGCACCCGTTTTGGCGCCGAGGGCGACGGCCTTTCGTTCTACATCCGCGACCCCGAAGGCAATCGGGTCGAGATCAAGGGCCCCGCCGCTGCGAGCGGAGCGGCGCCAGCGCCTGCCTGA
- a CDS encoding tripartite tricarboxylate transporter substrate binding protein, which translates to MRGRVAEGIETTPPRRCAPPLRVSGGERITSPPDGGGAGRDDVADGVVNRRAGRRKRPPGVTDEEGGKAMAKFAASIAVATLALGAALPAASQGKGEAWPTRPVRMIVPYAPGGATDITARHVANRLTEITGQPVVVDNRAGASGTIAIVLAAKSTADGYTLLVGNVSTNAINETTFAHQLKIKPSQALSGVTNLIELPHMFVAPSTVPAKNMREFVAWAKTQSGKVNFGSSGVGSYPHLDGVRLARAGGFQATHVPYKGGAAQMLPGIAAGEVQYMLINLASGLSFVQSGRIKALAATTEKRLPQLPDVPTMAESGLPGIGTNAWNGMFAPAGVPKDVLKQIHARVHSLMEAPQMRETLSKSFMSVVVNDSPAAFDKFVRAEVEKWGKVVRENNIKVE; encoded by the coding sequence ATGCGCGGACGGGTGGCCGAAGGAATCGAAACCACACCACCCCGGCGCTGTGCGCCACCCCTCCGCGTGAGCGGAGGGGAAAGAATTACTTCCCCTCCTGACGGAGGAGGGGCGGGACGCGACGATGTCGCGGACGGGGTGGTCAATAGAAGAGCTGGTCGACGAAAGCGCCCGCCAGGCGTGACCGACGAAGAAGGAGGTAAGGCAATGGCGAAGTTCGCAGCGAGCATCGCGGTGGCCACGCTGGCCCTTGGCGCGGCATTACCGGCAGCAAGCCAGGGGAAAGGCGAAGCATGGCCAACTCGGCCGGTGCGCATGATCGTGCCGTATGCACCGGGCGGCGCGACCGACATTACCGCGCGCCACGTCGCCAACCGTCTCACCGAAATCACCGGCCAGCCGGTGGTGGTGGACAACCGCGCCGGCGCTTCCGGCACCATCGCCATCGTGCTCGCCGCCAAGTCGACCGCCGACGGTTACACGCTGCTGGTGGGCAACGTCTCGACCAACGCGATCAACGAGACCACCTTCGCGCACCAGCTCAAGATCAAGCCCTCACAGGCGTTGAGCGGCGTGACCAACCTCATCGAGCTGCCGCACATGTTCGTGGCCCCCAGCACCGTGCCGGCCAAAAACATGCGCGAGTTCGTCGCCTGGGCCAAGACGCAGTCCGGCAAGGTCAACTTCGGTTCCTCGGGTGTCGGCAGCTATCCGCACCTCGACGGCGTTCGGCTCGCGCGTGCCGGTGGCTTCCAGGCGACGCACGTTCCTTACAAGGGCGGCGCGGCGCAGATGCTGCCCGGGATCGCGGCCGGCGAAGTGCAATACATGCTGATCAATCTCGCTTCCGGCTTGTCGTTCGTGCAGAGCGGGCGCATCAAGGCACTCGCGGCGACCACCGAGAAGCGCCTGCCGCAGCTGCCGGACGTGCCGACCATGGCCGAGTCGGGACTGCCCGGCATCGGCACCAACGCATGGAATGGCATGTTCGCGCCGGCCGGCGTTCCGAAGGACGTGCTCAAACAGATCCACGCGCGCGTGCATTCGCTCATGGAGGCGCCGCAGATGCGCGAAACGCTGTCGAAGAGCTTCATGAGCGTGGTCGTGAACGACTCGCCCGCGGCGTTCGACAAGTTCGTTCGCGCCGAGGTGGAGAAGTGGGGCAAGGTCGTGCGTGAGAACAATATCAAGGTGGAATGA
- a CDS encoding response regulator, with amino-acid sequence MDCHMPEMDGFEATAALRARERSTTTGQATAARLPIVALTANAMDGDRERCLAAGMDAHLAKPFKKDELLAVLRTWLARPPSEAAEAGADAQPRGLHRSAA; translated from the coding sequence ATGGACTGCCACATGCCCGAAATGGACGGCTTCGAAGCCACCGCCGCGCTGCGGGCACGCGAACGCTCGACCACGACCGGCCAGGCAACTGCCGCCCGGCTGCCGATCGTTGCACTTACGGCCAACGCGATGGACGGCGATCGCGAGCGCTGCCTCGCCGCCGGCATGGATGCCCATCTCGCCAAGCCGTTCAAGAAAGACGAGCTTCTCGCCGTTCTGCGTACCTGGCTTGCACGTCCGCCCTCCGAGGCGGCCGAAGCCGGGGCCGATGCGCAACCCCGGGGGCTGCATCGAAGCGCGGCTTGA
- a CDS encoding gfo/Idh/MocA family oxidoreductase, whose translation MPKKQPKKIGLAIVGAGRVGLIRGELAARHPEVEWIGIAEKNPERAQIVAEKVGADFVTQDFRELLARPEVNAVVIATDEHLHVDPVAAAVERGLPMLIEKPLATELAASERVMTQIEKSGVDAVVGYTQRFRRRWLVAKEKVSTGSLGEVTMVTSRAFMNRLVAIDNYKRTEKPETISPMVISGTHALDVAMWLLEGKTAVEVYSRSVDKALGPKWRGIDGTANIITFDDGTVYQSVISWALPVVWPGAVYSLEIGIVGVEGVLTIDDTHRDIVLATEKIQTEGYAPDSRRHVDFLTSYPVGDMALGELRGPMREETNSWLNRVSVGVPTQHATAKEAHNRLMLTKAMDLSARLKRAVPLPITAEQEKRGVAY comes from the coding sequence ATGCCGAAGAAGCAACCGAAGAAGATCGGGCTCGCCATCGTGGGCGCGGGCCGGGTGGGGCTCATTCGCGGCGAGCTCGCCGCGCGCCATCCCGAAGTCGAGTGGATCGGTATCGCGGAGAAGAATCCGGAGCGCGCGCAGATCGTGGCCGAGAAGGTGGGGGCCGATTTCGTCACCCAGGATTTCCGCGAGCTGCTCGCGCGGCCCGAAGTCAATGCCGTCGTCATCGCGACCGACGAGCACCTGCACGTCGACCCGGTCGCGGCCGCGGTCGAACGGGGCCTGCCGATGCTGATCGAGAAGCCGCTCGCCACCGAGCTGGCGGCTTCCGAGCGCGTGATGACGCAGATCGAGAAGTCGGGGGTCGATGCGGTGGTGGGATACACCCAGCGCTTCCGCCGCCGCTGGCTGGTGGCGAAAGAGAAGGTTTCGACCGGCTCGCTCGGCGAAGTCACGATGGTGACCTCGCGCGCATTCATGAACCGCCTGGTCGCGATCGACAACTACAAGCGTACCGAGAAGCCCGAGACGATCTCGCCCATGGTGATCTCCGGCACGCACGCGCTCGACGTCGCGATGTGGCTGCTCGAAGGAAAGACCGCCGTCGAAGTCTACTCGCGCTCGGTGGACAAGGCGCTCGGCCCCAAGTGGCGCGGTATCGACGGTACCGCCAACATCATCACTTTCGACGACGGAACGGTGTACCAGTCGGTCATTTCCTGGGCGCTGCCGGTGGTGTGGCCGGGTGCGGTCTACAGCCTCGAGATCGGCATTGTCGGCGTCGAGGGCGTGCTCACGATCGACGATACGCACCGCGACATCGTGCTGGCGACCGAGAAGATCCAGACCGAAGGCTATGCGCCCGACAGCCGCCGCCACGTAGACTTTCTGACCAGCTACCCGGTCGGGGACATGGCGCTCGGCGAGCTGCGCGGGCCGATGCGCGAGGAGACCAACTCGTGGCTCAACCGCGTCTCGGTCGGTGTGCCGACACAGCACGCCACTGCCAAGGAGGCGCACAACCGACTCATGCTTACCAAGGCGATGGATCTTTCCGCGCGCCTGAAGCGCGCGGTGCCGCTGCCGATCACGGCGGAACAGGAAAAGCGAGGGGTGGCTTATTGA
- a CDS encoding HAMP domain-containing protein, with protein MRIRTLRSRIIAFLVALLLVVQGGGFVLIDAAINANARMKTRSELATGTRVFERLLQQSQQHLADTVAVLSVDFGFRKAVASNDRPTIASALSNHGHRVNASVVMLAGLDGMLVAATGRSGAPGTPFPFAELLRTAEASGQASAIVALDTGLVQMLVVPVLAPDPIAWVAVGFTIDDKVARDLKSLTSLEVSFLIPRAAAQPDLVATTLPPELREPLRAELASVSASAVPDVRTAVPHTAVLGAEEFETVLVPIGSTPQGPIFATLQRSMHEALAPFEPLRRTLLTLVLAGVLASIAGSVLIARGITRPLSALAQVARSIARGDYTQWVSIRQSDEIGVLGQALNHMRTAIASRDSELKQHREDRGGQVATRIDRLRSRGTRRGHGRVARSRRPGQGAGARVPSRCRGSAHGRRRPGSAAPGVDEPDGQCHQVHRTRRSRAAARSRAGSARAQPAALLGARFGHRHRAASAATAVPGIQPGRWIQHPVAACLGKPLRRAALFECLAGATGAETGIEPAPETAAESPLAGRVLLVEDNLVNQEIALAMLRALGCEVDIADTGRAVLLAVEDKVYDAVLKSTTPS; from the coding sequence ATGCGAATCCGGACATTGCGCAGTCGAATCATCGCCTTCCTCGTCGCGCTGCTGCTTGTCGTGCAGGGCGGCGGGTTCGTTTTGATCGACGCGGCGATCAACGCCAACGCGCGCATGAAGACGCGCTCCGAGCTCGCTACCGGGACGCGCGTGTTCGAGCGCCTGCTGCAGCAAAGCCAACAGCATCTCGCCGACACGGTGGCAGTCCTGTCGGTCGACTTCGGTTTCCGCAAGGCGGTGGCGAGCAACGACCGTCCCACCATCGCCTCCGCGTTGAGCAACCACGGCCACCGTGTCAATGCCAGCGTGGTGATGCTGGCCGGCCTCGACGGGATGCTGGTCGCGGCCACCGGGCGTTCGGGAGCTCCCGGCACGCCCTTCCCGTTTGCCGAGCTGCTGCGCACCGCCGAAGCCAGCGGCCAGGCCTCCGCCATCGTGGCGCTCGATACCGGATTGGTGCAGATGCTGGTGGTGCCCGTGCTCGCGCCCGACCCGATCGCCTGGGTCGCGGTCGGCTTCACCATCGACGACAAGGTCGCCCGCGATCTCAAATCGCTCACCTCGCTCGAGGTCTCGTTCCTCATCCCGCGCGCCGCCGCGCAACCCGACCTGGTGGCCACGACGCTGCCCCCGGAGCTGCGCGAGCCGCTGCGCGCGGAGCTTGCCTCCGTGTCGGCTTCCGCTGTGCCTGACGTGCGCACCGCCGTACCGCATACCGCCGTACTTGGGGCGGAAGAGTTCGAAACCGTGCTCGTCCCGATCGGGTCGACGCCGCAAGGCCCGATCTTCGCAACCTTGCAACGGTCCATGCACGAGGCCTTGGCGCCGTTCGAGCCGCTGCGGCGCACGCTGCTCACGCTGGTGCTGGCCGGGGTGCTTGCCTCGATCGCCGGCAGCGTGCTGATCGCGCGCGGCATCACCCGCCCGCTTTCCGCCCTCGCGCAAGTCGCGCGCAGCATCGCGCGCGGCGACTACACCCAGTGGGTCTCGATTCGCCAGAGCGATGAAATCGGGGTTCTGGGCCAGGCGCTGAACCACATGCGCACGGCGATCGCGAGCCGCGATTCCGAGCTCAAGCAACACCGCGAAGATCGAGGCGGGCAAGTTGCAACTCGAATCGATCGACTTCGATCCCGGGGAACTCGCCGAGGACATGGCCGAGTTGCTCGCAGCCGGCGCCCAGGCCAAGGGGCTGGAGCTCGCGTGCCGAGTCGATGCCGCGGTTCCGCGCACGGTCGCCGGCGACCCGGTTCGGCTGCGCCAGGTGTTGACGAACCTGATGGGCAATGCCATCAAGTTCACCGAACGCGGCGAAGTCGAGCTGCGGCTCGCAGCCGCGCAGGAAGCGCCCGGGCGCAGCCTGCTGCACTTCTCGGTGCGAGATTCGGACATCGGCATCGAGCCGCAAGCGCAGCAACGGCTGTTCCAGGCATTCAGCCAGGCCGATGGATCCAGCACCCGGTGGCGGCCTGCCTGGGTAAGCCGCTGCGGCGCGCGGCACTGTTCGAATGCCTCGCCGGCGCGACCGGTGCCGAGACAGGCATTGAGCCCGCTCCCGAGACTGCAGCCGAAAGCCCGCTCGCCGGCCGAGTGCTCCTGGTCGAAGACAACCTGGTGAACCAGGAAATCGCGCTGGCAATGCTGCGCGCACTCGGCTGCGAGGTCGATATCGCCGATACCGGCCGCGCCGTGCTCCTGGCCGTCGAGGACAAAGTCTACGACGCCGTCCTAAAGTCTACGACGCCGTCCTGA